The Desmonostoc muscorum LEGE 12446 genome includes a region encoding these proteins:
- a CDS encoding translation initiation factor yields the protein MVNEFLRKAKDLLLGSNSDRGEQNPEFRDRNVRPASEDPYGDPADPASYGDVRPASEDPYGDPADLASYGDVRPASEDPYGDPADPASYRNIRPASEDPYGDPADDYKR from the coding sequence ATGGTAAATGAATTTTTGCGAAAGGCGAAGGATTTGCTGTTAGGGTCGAACAGCGATCGAGGTGAGCAAAACCCTGAATTCCGCGATCGTAACGTCCGCCCAGCCAGCGAAGATCCCTACGGCGACCCCGCAGACCCAGCATCTTACGGTGATGTCCGCCCAGCCAGCGAAGACCCCTACGGCGATCCCGCAGACCTAGCATCTTACGGTGATGTCCGCCCAGCTAGCGAAGACCCCTACGGCGATCCCGCAGATCCAGCATCTTACCGCAACATTCGCCCAGCCAGCGAAGACCCCTACGGTGATCCCGCAGACGATTATAAACGTTAG
- a CDS encoding DUF1802 family protein, whose product MNQLFSIPTALCLPAPDIEALIQGRTIAALPKMFIRPGQRFALYPTDSSVSIKAWAKCELCQILDETKPLDILSKLTIWTPKALKEILRQQEYLFLTYLRVYQLPQLQEIPVNPNIQEKLGKFVSLPNSLTVSEDKPILSDRTFAQRKHQLEKLEPPLHPELEELQSAIAQLSNTNSNAQQLDNDIKIFLGWNSRKLETLPDSDLVWVQKIAEIGNSSDGHTFEKLVRRGLLKLGFTGSGLNPDATGGAGGMDFYTEHPYPIVGECKATKTEKVTDGTPAQLLKIGMNHLGKFQYENSLKLIVAAGELNFYALRTATENQMNVISPETLQKLVELQAHYKNSINLLELKECLQQSPFGLAEDKVNSYIDKVEQSIKLRSQITIAVKELSEQDNENPKATHQNFTVTEIRVHYNATHNPKLTDEIVHDLLIELSSPLTGYLGRIKGSDWKSDRFYFLRDLSTNLE is encoded by the coding sequence ATGAATCAGCTGTTCTCAATTCCAACAGCACTGTGTCTACCAGCCCCTGATATTGAAGCCTTAATACAGGGGCGAACAATTGCAGCTTTACCTAAGATGTTTATTCGTCCTGGGCAGAGATTTGCACTTTATCCTACTGACTCTTCAGTTTCAATTAAAGCTTGGGCTAAATGTGAACTTTGTCAAATTTTAGACGAGACTAAGCCATTAGATATTTTGTCTAAATTAACAATATGGACACCAAAAGCGCTAAAAGAGATACTACGGCAACAAGAGTACCTTTTTTTAACTTACTTGCGTGTCTATCAATTACCTCAGTTACAAGAAATACCAGTTAATCCTAACATTCAGGAAAAGTTAGGGAAATTTGTTAGTTTACCTAATTCTCTAACGGTTTCTGAAGACAAGCCAATATTAAGCGATCGCACTTTCGCTCAACGCAAGCACCAACTAGAAAAATTAGAGCCACCACTACATCCTGAGCTTGAAGAATTACAAAGTGCGATCGCACAGTTATCTAATACAAACTCAAATGCACAGCAACTAGATAATGACATCAAAATTTTTCTAGGTTGGAATAGTAGAAAACTAGAAACTCTACCAGATTCAGATTTAGTTTGGGTTCAAAAAATTGCTGAAATTGGAAACTCTAGCGACGGACATACATTTGAAAAATTAGTTCGTAGAGGATTACTAAAATTAGGCTTTACAGGCTCAGGTTTAAATCCAGATGCAACTGGTGGCGCGGGAGGTATGGATTTTTACACTGAACATCCTTATCCAATAGTAGGAGAGTGCAAGGCAACTAAAACTGAGAAAGTTACTGATGGTACTCCTGCACAGTTATTAAAAATAGGTATGAACCATCTTGGTAAATTTCAATATGAAAATTCTCTGAAATTAATTGTAGCCGCTGGAGAACTAAATTTTTACGCCCTGAGAACAGCAACCGAAAATCAAATGAATGTTATTAGCCCTGAAACTCTACAAAAATTAGTTGAACTGCAAGCACATTACAAAAATTCTATCAACTTGTTAGAATTAAAAGAGTGTTTACAACAAAGTCCTTTTGGTTTAGCCGAAGATAAAGTTAATAGTTATATCGATAAAGTTGAGCAATCTATAAAGTTGCGATCGCAGATTACTATAGCAGTCAAAGAACTCTCTGAACAAGACAACGAAAATCCAAAAGCTACACACCAGAATTTCACAGTTACAGAAATTCGTGTTCATTACAATGCCACTCATAATCCCAAACTAACTGATGAGATAGTTCACGATTTATTGATAGAACTTTCTTCACCATTAACAGGCTATTTAGGACGAATTAAAGGTAGTGATTGGAAGAGCGATCGCTTTTACTTTCTACGCGATTTATCAACGAACCTAGAATAA
- a CDS encoding aspartyl protease has product MIQGIFGSNGQLFFEIDLITSDGLNLPVDAMLDTGFTGFLAINKQDLDSLDWQFIREQELRTAQGEKIFDLYLDNVQLNGQEYEISVIAGDEITEILLGSEWLKILPLVANYQAGILTWG; this is encoded by the coding sequence ATGATTCAGGGTATCTTTGGTAGCAATGGTCAGCTATTTTTTGAAATTGATTTGATTACATCTGATGGATTAAATCTGCCTGTGGATGCTATGTTAGACACTGGTTTCACAGGCTTTTTAGCTATTAATAAACAAGATTTAGATTCTCTAGATTGGCAATTTATTCGTGAGCAAGAACTACGAACTGCACAGGGTGAAAAAATTTTTGATTTGTATTTAGATAATGTGCAATTAAATGGACAAGAGTATGAGATTTCAGTTATCGCAGGTGATGAAATTACAGAAATATTATTAGGTTCAGAATGGCTAAAGATTCTGCCGTTGGTGGCTAATTATCAAGCTGGCATCTTGACTTGGGGTTAA